In Macadamia integrifolia cultivar HAES 741 chromosome 12, SCU_Mint_v3, whole genome shotgun sequence, the following are encoded in one genomic region:
- the LOC122058478 gene encoding heavy metal-associated isoprenylated plant protein 45-like, with translation MGKLSFGWMLDILCLSPGSNSSCFCINSLGCKDESERRSLIPSNGGQLVKLRDFIDGNQSLAFHLKPKTVVLRVSMHCNGCARKVKKHISKMEGVTSFEVDLESKKVVVIGDILPFEVLESVSKVKTAELWASSLSKEVEPEREMI, from the exons ATGGGGAAGCTGAGTTTTGGCTGGATGTTGGAtattctctgtctctctcctggctcaaactcatcttgcttTTGCATAAACTCCTTGGGCTGTAAAGATGAGTCTGAGAGAAGGTCACTTATTCCAAGTAATGGAGGACAGTTGGTGAAGTTGAGGGATTTTATTGATGGGAATCAGTCTTTGGCTTTTCACTTGAAGCCCAAG ACAGTTGTGTTAAGGGTTTCCATGCATTGCAATGGTTGTGCAAGAAAAGTTAAGAAACACATCTCCAAGATGGAAG GAGTAACCTCATTTGAAGTAGACTTGGAAAGCAAGAAGGTGGTGGTGATAGGTGATATTCTTCCATTTGAAGTGTTGGAGAGTGTCTCAAAGGTGAAGACTGCAGAGCTCTGGGCTTCTTCTTTATCTAAGGAAGTAGAGCCAGAAAGAGAAATGATTTAG
- the LOC122094761 gene encoding protein MLN51 homolog gives MGTCTLCDKGVQRRTPGGRKLWESKDDRKWGHDKFEEMNLQETHYEGERRKSKGHYRGHGKNRGVDHGNARGSRSRGYGNGNNQNNSSKSVRGRGPRRYEPPANYNSEPPTNQNKQSGKVAETTSNASSGRVHMNTKNVQSDRVPPRKNVFASSLNSASPPFYPSSSSNQDVSVPQKRNAHSGNANRNLSPSGMDDNYSAPHSNSYRGKSVANPVGLDRLYVGESVRPVSGKQLSNLQLHASGTSSIMTTQSPQSRAQGRGLAVSGQLSYHPTLPLNQVNRVSAEAHPSSVQPRPVQIPAQPLRASTQHLGQRPGTGSQASSPPKAPSRNSPEPGESESPPSSSKSKTALVGKGKGNVQGSGRGSFLYNGAQVIGATGTMGVAHGDQNFPGSPALLPVMQFRGQHPGGLGVPAVGMALPGYVAQPQLGFGNSEMTWVPVLAGAAAAGALGASYCSPYVAVDGGYYARQSGQTSSLGSSGKETSSNKPNNGWKPPQKPELVNDEFGQRQNKPRRYSEMNFGQ, from the exons GCGCACACCTGGTGGGAGGAAGTTGTGGGAATCAAAAGATGACCGGAAGTGGGGGCATGATAAGTTTGAAGAGATGAATTTACAGGAAACACACTATGAAGGG GAGAGGAGGAAATCTAAAGGTCATTATCGAGGTCATGGGAAGAACCGAggtgtggaccatggtaatgcTAGAGGAAGCAGGTCTAGAGGTTACGGAAATGGTAACAATCAAAACAATTCTTCCAAGTcagtgagagggagagggccCAGAAGGTATGAACCTCCTGCAAATTACAATAGTGAGCCTCCaacgaatcaaaataaaca atctgGGAAGGTTGCCGAGACAACTTCAAATGCTAGTTCAGGGAGAGTACACATGAACACTAAAAATGTGCAATCAGATCGAGTTCCTCCCAGGAAAAATGTTTTTGCATCTAGTCTGAATTctgcttctcctccattttaTCCATCCAGCTCGTCCAATCAAGATGTCTCTGTGCCACAGAAGAGGAATGCACATTCTGGAAATGCCAATAGGAATCTTTCACCTTCTGGAATGGATGATAATTATTCTGCACCTCATTCCAATTCATACCGAGGGAAAAGTGTGGCCAATCCTGTTGGTCTGGACAGGCTTTATGTTGGTGAGTCTGTTCGTCCAGTTTCTGGGAAGCAATTAAGCAATCTGCAGTTGCATGCTTCTGGAACCTCATCCATTATGACGACTCAGTCTCCTCAGTCCAGGGCCCAGGGAAGGGGTTTAGCTGTTTCAGGACAGCTTAGTTATCATCCAACCTTACCTCTTAACCAAGTTAACAGAGTTTCTGCAGAGGCACACCCCTCTTCTGTTCAGCCAAGACCTGTTCAAATTCCAGCCCAACCTTTGCGAGCTTCTACTCAGCATTTGGGTCAGCGTCCAGGTACTGGATCTCAAGCCTCTTCTCCACCTAAAGCTCCATCAAGAAATTCTCCTGAACCTGGAGAATCAGAATCTCCTCCAAGCTCAAGTAAGTCCAAGACTGCTTTGGTTGGAAAAGGGAAAGGCAACGTTCAAGGCAGCGGAAGGGGTTCTTTTCTGTACAATGGGGCTCAGGTTATTGGAGCAACTGGGACAATGGGTGTTGCTCATGGTGATCAAAACTTTCCTGGCAGTCCGGCACTTTTGCCTG TTATGCAATTTCGGGGCCAGCATCCTGGTGGTCTTGGAGTTCCTGCTGTCGGTATGGCACTTCCTGGATATGTTGCCCAGCCACAACTTGGTTTTGGAAATTCTGAGATGAcatg GGTACCAGTCTTGGCGGGTGCTGCAGCAGCAGGGGCTTTGGGCGCTTCATATTGTTCTCCTTATGTTGCTGTTGATGGTGGTTATTATGCTCGTCAATCAGGGCAGACATCTTCCTTGGGGTCATCTGG CAAAGAAACAAGTTCAAACAAACCTAATAATGGTTGGAAGCCTCCCCAAAAACCTG AGCTTGTAAATGATGAATTTGGGCAACGTCAAAACAAGCCTCGTAG ATATTCAGAGATGAACTTTGGCCAGTGA